One part of the Acidimicrobiales bacterium genome encodes these proteins:
- a CDS encoding DUF4012 domain-containing protein encodes LPAGPPAGVTAGVAAGALGVLLLSGLRRSEHRALILGMAGGVAAVATVAGALAAHAVLAARPAAERGLASAQAAVTAGEEGDTAGAAADLRSAEADLVSAHARVAVWWAQPARLVPGVAQNLRAVRSLTALGAEVVRPAVALAQASDIHHLLAGGQVDLGALARLAGPVDAGVASLRTAVPALPRLRSPWLAPALSGRLGSLEDQATRLAGQETRLAGAVHALPELLGAAGPRRYLLIVQDTAEARGSGGLITDWGILSADRGRLHLDQLQYIGDQPGGAGAHPTYRLTGPYAHWAAEEGFHPEYWPQDATFAPDFPTVARGLEQLFPQLGSPPVDGVVSVDPAALADILAVTGPVTVAGWPVPISAANAGSVFLHDQYVVLGADNRARHAFNVAAGRAIFARLTSVDLDRPRGLVTALAPAVADRDLLLYSNRPAGQSLFRSMGATGAFTPLSGDRLEVVTDNAGESKIDYYLRRSESYSVAYDPASGSVQATLTVRLFNGAPAAGQPSYVIGGPTNYASHGTSLLYVSVYSPLAFTGGTVDGAAMALSPDRELARNVYGRFVMVPAGHTATLVYHLSGAVPGGSVYRLDLGKQATVAPDQVAVAIQASGPGWRTGGLVPTRRTTAGPLSISVSFHRS; translated from the coding sequence CCGCGGTCGCCACGGTGGCAGGGGCCCTGGCCGCCCACGCCGTGCTGGCCGCCCGTCCCGCCGCCGAGCGGGGCCTGGCCTCCGCCCAGGCCGCCGTCACCGCCGGGGAGGAGGGGGACACGGCCGGGGCCGCCGCCGACCTGCGATCAGCCGAGGCCGACCTGGTCTCGGCCCACGCCCGGGTGGCGGTGTGGTGGGCCCAGCCCGCCCGACTAGTCCCGGGGGTGGCCCAGAACCTCCGGGCCGTGCGCTCCCTCACCGCCCTCGGGGCCGAGGTGGTGCGCCCGGCGGTGGCGCTGGCCCAGGCGTCCGACATCCACCACCTCCTGGCAGGGGGCCAGGTGGACCTGGGTGCGTTGGCCCGGCTGGCCGGGCCCGTCGATGCCGGCGTGGCGTCGCTGCGGACGGCGGTGCCGGCGCTGCCCCGGCTGCGCTCCCCCTGGTTGGCGCCGGCGCTGTCGGGGCGGCTGGGATCGCTCGAGGACCAGGCCACCAGGCTGGCGGGCCAGGAGACGCGCCTGGCCGGCGCCGTGCACGCCCTGCCCGAGCTGCTCGGGGCGGCCGGGCCCCGCCGCTACCTCCTGATCGTGCAGGACACCGCCGAGGCGCGCGGATCCGGGGGGCTGATCACCGACTGGGGGATCCTCTCCGCCGACCGGGGCCGGCTCCACCTAGACCAGCTCCAGTACATCGGGGACCAGCCGGGCGGCGCCGGGGCCCACCCCACCTACCGGCTCACCGGCCCCTACGCCCACTGGGCGGCCGAGGAGGGGTTCCATCCCGAGTACTGGCCCCAGGACGCCACCTTTGCCCCCGACTTCCCCACCGTGGCGCGGGGCCTCGAGCAGCTCTTCCCCCAGCTCGGGTCCCCGCCGGTGGACGGCGTGGTGAGCGTGGACCCGGCCGCCCTGGCCGACATCCTGGCCGTGACCGGGCCGGTCACGGTTGCGGGCTGGCCGGTCCCGATCAGCGCCGCCAACGCCGGCTCGGTGTTCCTGCACGACCAGTACGTCGTCCTCGGCGCCGACAACCGCGCCCGGCACGCCTTCAACGTGGCGGCGGGAAGGGCCATCTTCGCCCGCCTCACGAGCGTCGACCTCGACCGGCCCCGCGGGCTGGTGACCGCCCTGGCGCCGGCGGTGGCCGACCGCGACCTGCTGCTCTACTCCAACCGCCCCGCCGGCCAGTCGCTGTTCCGATCGATGGGCGCGACCGGCGCCTTCACCCCGCTCTCGGGGGACCGGCTCGAGGTGGTGACCGACAACGCCGGCGAGTCCAAGATCGACTACTACCTGCGGCGCAGCGAGTCGTATTCGGTCGCCTACGACCCCGCCTCCGGTTCGGTGCAGGCCACGCTCACCGTGCGCCTGTTCAACGGGGCGCCGGCCGCGGGGCAGCCGAGCTACGTGATCGGCGGCCCCACCAACTACGCCTCCCACGGCACCAGCCTCCTGTACGTGTCGGTGTACAGCCCGCTGGCGTTCACCGGCGGGACGGTCGACGGCGCCGCCATGGCGCTGAGCCCGGACCGCGAGCTCGCCCGCAACGTCTACGGCCGGTTCGTGATGGTGCCGGCGGGCCACACCGCCACGCTCGTGTACCACCTCTCCGGCGCCGTGCCCGGCGGCTCGGTCTACCGCCTCGATCTGGGCAAGCAGGCCACCGTCGCGCCCGATCAGGTGGCGGTCGCGATCCAGGCGTCGGGCCCGGGCTGGCGGACCGGAGGACTAGTCCCCACCCGCCGGACGACGGCCGGACCCCTCTCGATCTCGGTTTCCTTCCACCGCTCGTAA